A single window of Dermochelys coriacea isolate rDerCor1 chromosome 2, rDerCor1.pri.v4, whole genome shotgun sequence DNA harbors:
- the C2H5orf22 gene encoding UPF0489 protein C5orf22 homolog isoform X1 has product MGRGRERRAPSPLAAPLPRGGGVALAPPLAARNVAARRVRLLERCRARGVRGSPKGSSQRGRHEQRGAAGPPAELPGAARLRGGGPPRYLLIPVNMPADTVFDKEAMFSELSIENWIMPVVYAGHFSQVIWLHPSWAQQIKEGKHDFLVGKDTSTTTIRVTSTDHYYLSDGLYVPADQLENQKLLHLNVILVNSTEASSSQEENDEISSAKRLRLNTDGTANAATASSSKAEVPSGDLTDSKVEGGEEKTFAQDKLESLASCSLGNHACQLLEIVEDVLQVLQKGDAYVLDIDLDFFSVKNPFKEMYTQDEYKILKELYSFKKPDRNPTEEGLLDCVENRVRQLEDLEAAFADLCDNDDEETLKRFASYPRMKPLVQLVHSLKNRMETPDYEMVHQAGLTCDYSELPHHVSTEQEIEGLIQSVKHILKKIPKPTLVTIARSSLDDYCPAEQVDLIQEKVLNVLRSVFGTLDVHLEYSTDSSV; this is encoded by the exons ATGGGCCGGGGAAGGGAGCGGCGAGCGCCGAGCCCCCTGGCGGCCCCTCTGCCCCGCGGCGGCGGGGtcgcccttgctcctcccctcgCGGCGCGGAACGTCGCGGCCCGCCGCGTGCGGCTCCTAGAACGTTGCCGGGCCCGGGGGGTTCGCGGCTCCCCCAAGGGCTCGTCCCAGCGCGGCCGCCATGAGCAGCGCGGGGCCGCCGGGCCGCCGGCGGAGCTACCCGGCGCTGCCCGTCTGCGTGGTGGAGGACCACCAAGAT ACCTTCTTATTCCTGTGAACATGCCAGCAGACACAGTCTTCGACAAAGAAGCTATGTTTAG TGAACTAAGTATTGAGAACTGGATTATGCCTGTTGTTTATGCTGGTCATTTTTCTCAAGTGATATGGCTTCATCCAAGCTGGGCTCAGCAAATCAAAGAaggaaaacatgattttttaGTTGGTAAAGATACATCTACCACTACAATCAG GGTTACAAGTACAGATCATTACTATTTAAGTGATGGTCTTTATGTCCCTGCTGATCAGCTAGAGAACCAGAAGCTTTTACATCTGAATGTCATTCTTGTTAATTCTACTGAAGCATCCAGCAGTCAGGAAGAAAATGATGAAATATCTTCTGCAAAGAGACTGAGGTTAAATACAGATGGTACGGCAAATGCTGCTACTGCCTCTTCATCAAAGGCTGAAGTTCCCAGCGGTGACCTCACAGATTCAAAGgtggaaggaggagaagaaaaaacattTGCTCAAGACAAATTGGAGTCCTTGGCTTCGTGCTCTCTTGGAAACCATGCATGTCAACTGCTGGAGATAGTTGAAGATGTTCTTCAAGTACTACAAAAGGGAGATGCATATGTTTTAGATATtgacttagattttttttcagttaagaATCCATTCAAAGAAATGTACACCCAG GACGAATACAAGATTTTGAAAGAGCTATACAGTTTTAAGAAGCCGGATAGAAATCCAACAGAG GAGGGGTTGCTGGACTGTGTTGAAAATCGTGTTCGTCAGCTAGAAGATCTGGAAGCAGCTTTTGCGGATTTATGTGACAATGATGATGAAGAGACTCTAAAAAGATTTGCCTCATATCCTAG AATGAAACCACTGGTTCAACTTGTGCATAGTTTGAAAAATCGGATGGAAACCCCAGACTATGAAATG GTCCATCAGGCTGGTCTTACCTGTGATTATTCTGAACTTCCCCATCATGTTAGCACTGAGCAGGAGATAGAGGGCCTCATACAATCCGTAAAGCATATACTGAAAAAAATACCGAAGCCCACGCTTGTGACAATCGCTCG ATCAAGTTTGGATGACTATTGTCCTGCAGAGCAAGTAGACCTCATTCAGGAAAAGGTTCTGAATGTACTACGCTCAGTGTTCGGCACTCTGGATGTTCATTTAGAATACTCAACAGATTCATCTGTGTGA
- the C2H5orf22 gene encoding UPF0489 protein C5orf22 homolog isoform X2 — translation MSSAGPPGRRRSYPALPVCVVEDHQDVVPFIYRAIGSKHLPASNISFVHFDSHPDLLIPVNMPADTVFDKEAMFSELSIENWIMPVVYAGHFSQVIWLHPSWAQQIKEGKHDFLVGKDTSTTTIRVTSTDHYYLSDGLYVPADQLENQKLLHLNVILVNSTEASSSQEENDEISSAKRLRLNTDGTANAATASSSKAEVPSGDLTDSKVEGGEEKTFAQDKLESLASCSLGNHACQLLEIVEDVLQVLQKGDAYVLDIDLDFFSVKNPFKEMYTQDEYKILKELYSFKKPDRNPTEEGLLDCVENRVRQLEDLEAAFADLCDNDDEETLKRFASYPRMKPLVQLVHSLKNRMETPDYEMVHQAGLTCDYSELPHHVSTEQEIEGLIQSVKHILKKIPKPTLVTIARSSLDDYCPAEQVDLIQEKVLNVLRSVFGTLDVHLEYSTDSSV, via the exons ATGAGCAGCGCGGGGCCGCCGGGCCGCCGGCGGAGCTACCCGGCGCTGCCCGTCTGCGTGGTGGAGGACCACCAAGAT GTTGTGCCTTTTATCTATCGTGCCATTGGGTCAAAGCATCTGCCTGCCAGTAACATCAGCTTTGTTCATTTTGATTCCCATCCAGACCTTCTTATTCCTGTGAACATGCCAGCAGACACAGTCTTCGACAAAGAAGCTATGTTTAG TGAACTAAGTATTGAGAACTGGATTATGCCTGTTGTTTATGCTGGTCATTTTTCTCAAGTGATATGGCTTCATCCAAGCTGGGCTCAGCAAATCAAAGAaggaaaacatgattttttaGTTGGTAAAGATACATCTACCACTACAATCAG GGTTACAAGTACAGATCATTACTATTTAAGTGATGGTCTTTATGTCCCTGCTGATCAGCTAGAGAACCAGAAGCTTTTACATCTGAATGTCATTCTTGTTAATTCTACTGAAGCATCCAGCAGTCAGGAAGAAAATGATGAAATATCTTCTGCAAAGAGACTGAGGTTAAATACAGATGGTACGGCAAATGCTGCTACTGCCTCTTCATCAAAGGCTGAAGTTCCCAGCGGTGACCTCACAGATTCAAAGgtggaaggaggagaagaaaaaacattTGCTCAAGACAAATTGGAGTCCTTGGCTTCGTGCTCTCTTGGAAACCATGCATGTCAACTGCTGGAGATAGTTGAAGATGTTCTTCAAGTACTACAAAAGGGAGATGCATATGTTTTAGATATtgacttagattttttttcagttaagaATCCATTCAAAGAAATGTACACCCAG GACGAATACAAGATTTTGAAAGAGCTATACAGTTTTAAGAAGCCGGATAGAAATCCAACAGAG GAGGGGTTGCTGGACTGTGTTGAAAATCGTGTTCGTCAGCTAGAAGATCTGGAAGCAGCTTTTGCGGATTTATGTGACAATGATGATGAAGAGACTCTAAAAAGATTTGCCTCATATCCTAG AATGAAACCACTGGTTCAACTTGTGCATAGTTTGAAAAATCGGATGGAAACCCCAGACTATGAAATG GTCCATCAGGCTGGTCTTACCTGTGATTATTCTGAACTTCCCCATCATGTTAGCACTGAGCAGGAGATAGAGGGCCTCATACAATCCGTAAAGCATATACTGAAAAAAATACCGAAGCCCACGCTTGTGACAATCGCTCG ATCAAGTTTGGATGACTATTGTCCTGCAGAGCAAGTAGACCTCATTCAGGAAAAGGTTCTGAATGTACTACGCTCAGTGTTCGGCACTCTGGATGTTCATTTAGAATACTCAACAGATTCATCTGTGTGA